Proteins from a single region of Sphaerochaeta globosa str. Buddy:
- a CDS encoding ATP-binding protein, translating to MEKIPYRTLINGEIPPWVMRFIKHTGKAINTYSMIREQDTVLLSASGGKDSLALALALSIRRNWLPITYNLKALMINWIEHPIPDEFREKLTTYFTDLGYDFTIVDEHQYPESFKGEFNCYLCSRNRRRVLFNYCEEHSIGLVAMGHHLDDLVETSLMNLCFRANFSTMQPVQPFFDGKIHIIRPMIEIHESVTQRLADVYDLPVVKPVCPYDQTNIRARLKPIIKDLSHLDKLSREHIYHAHQFTGRL from the coding sequence ATGGAAAAAATTCCCTATCGCACGCTCATCAACGGCGAGATCCCGCCGTGGGTTATGCGTTTCATCAAACATACCGGCAAAGCCATCAATACCTACTCTATGATCCGCGAGCAGGATACGGTGTTGCTCTCCGCCTCGGGAGGAAAGGATAGCCTCGCCTTGGCCTTGGCCCTTTCGATCCGTCGCAATTGGCTGCCTATCACGTATAATTTGAAGGCTTTGATGATCAACTGGATCGAGCATCCGATTCCCGATGAATTTCGAGAGAAGCTTACTACCTACTTTACCGACCTTGGCTATGATTTTACCATTGTTGATGAACATCAGTACCCAGAATCCTTCAAAGGTGAGTTCAATTGTTATTTGTGCTCCAGAAATCGCCGAAGAGTGCTCTTCAATTATTGTGAAGAACATTCGATAGGTCTCGTGGCCATGGGGCATCACCTCGATGACCTGGTGGAGACCAGTCTGATGAATCTCTGTTTTCGGGCAAACTTTTCCACCATGCAGCCGGTTCAGCCCTTTTTTGATGGGAAAATTCATATTATCCGACCTATGATAGAAATACATGAATCGGTTACCCAACGGCTAGCCGATGTCTATGACTTGCCGGTGGTTAAGCCGGTCTGCCCCTATGACCAAACAAATATCCGAGCCCGTCTGAAACCCATTATCAAAGACCTTTCTCATTTGGACAAACTCAGCCGAGAGCACATATATCATGCCCATCAATTTACGGGCAGGCTGTAA